In Actinomadura citrea, a single window of DNA contains:
- a CDS encoding acyltransferase family protein, protein MPEDRSPGEDGYRDRAVDALRAFAILGVVLGHWLVTALVVDAPGDRLHVTSPLKTMPELAPLSWVLQTLAVFFLVGGYSAARSLRPGEHWSHRLRRRLARFARPLPALAIIWIPVAAALSWAGLPGSSVRTLIELVLSPLWFLCVYAVLTAFTPLIAAAWNRFGLAGAALLVAGTAGIDVGRFVLGAPGWTGWATVLTAWLLPFYLGVGWSGGALRSRRAGLALLGGGAAATALLVPLAGYPASMVGVPGAAVSNLSPPTLAAVAFGLAQTGLATLLHGPLTRWTRHARARSAIAAANRSAMRIYLWHQTAMIFVTLGALLAFGSLNGLHTVPDRPEWIAERLAWLVAFGGALAAGGALAAAFPRLRRHARDTPPPGTNAVPGPYFSRGVS, encoded by the coding sequence ATGCCTGAAGACCGGAGCCCTGGCGAGGACGGGTACCGCGACCGGGCCGTGGACGCCCTGCGCGCCTTCGCGATCCTCGGCGTCGTCCTCGGCCACTGGCTCGTCACCGCGCTCGTCGTGGACGCCCCGGGCGACCGGCTGCACGTCACCAGCCCGCTCAAGACCATGCCCGAACTGGCGCCCCTCTCCTGGGTCCTGCAGACGCTCGCCGTGTTCTTCCTCGTCGGCGGCTACTCGGCGGCGAGGAGCCTGCGTCCCGGCGAGCACTGGAGCCATCGGCTGCGGCGGCGCCTCGCGCGCTTCGCCCGGCCGCTCCCGGCCCTGGCGATCATCTGGATTCCGGTCGCCGCGGCCCTGTCGTGGGCCGGTCTCCCCGGAAGCAGCGTCCGCACGCTGATCGAACTGGTGCTGAGCCCGCTGTGGTTCCTCTGCGTCTACGCGGTGCTGACGGCGTTCACCCCGCTCATCGCGGCGGCCTGGAACCGGTTCGGGCTCGCGGGGGCGGCGCTCCTCGTCGCCGGGACCGCCGGGATCGACGTCGGCCGCTTCGTCCTCGGCGCGCCCGGCTGGACGGGCTGGGCCACCGTCCTCACCGCCTGGCTCCTGCCGTTCTACCTCGGCGTCGGCTGGTCGGGCGGAGCGCTGCGGTCCCGCAGGGCCGGGCTCGCCCTGCTGGGCGGGGGCGCCGCGGCGACCGCGCTGCTCGTCCCGCTCGCCGGATACCCGGCGAGCATGGTCGGCGTCCCGGGCGCCGCGGTCTCCAACCTCAGCCCGCCGACGCTGGCGGCGGTCGCGTTCGGCCTCGCCCAGACGGGCCTCGCGACGCTGCTGCACGGGCCCCTCACCCGCTGGACGCGACACGCCCGGGCGCGGTCGGCGATCGCGGCGGCCAACCGCTCCGCGATGCGGATCTATCTCTGGCACCAGACGGCGATGATCTTCGTCACCCTGGGGGCGCTGCTCGCGTTCGGTAGCCTGAACGGGTTGCACACCGTTCCCGACCGGCCGGAATGGATCGCCGAGCGCCTGGCGTGGCTGGTCGCCTTCGGCGGAGCGCTCGCCGCCGGCGGGGCACTGGCCGCCGCCTTCCCAAGACTGCGGCGACACGCGCGGGACACGCCGCCCCCGGGAACCAACGCGGTCCCCGGCCCGTACTTCTCCAGAGGCGTCTCCTGA
- a CDS encoding PucR family transcriptional regulator, producing the protein MGTFGTAALTSMEEQLPWFRRMPADQRSWIGLVAQAGIAAFVEWFKSNERSRPAIAGEVFGTAPRELLRSIKLQHTIDMIRVIIDVVETRLDELAAPGGEAQLREAILRYTRDVAFGAAQVYARAAETRAAWDARLEALVVNAVLRDEVDDGMHSWAAALGWTSKPVTVIAGFTPEDEEPEVTIDQMQLAARRARADVLAGVQGHRVVVIVGGDTDPMEAARPIAAKCGPGPVVVGPQVSDLYESTSSARAAVAGLRAAAGWPDAPRPVLATELLPERALDGDDEARRYLVDSVYNPMLAAGAPLLDTLTTYLEQGSSLEATARLLFVHPNTVRYRLRRVAELTGLAPTDGRNAFTLRIALVLGRFHARAARTTG; encoded by the coding sequence ATGGGGACCTTCGGCACCGCGGCGCTGACCAGCATGGAGGAGCAGCTCCCCTGGTTCCGGCGCATGCCCGCCGACCAGCGCTCCTGGATCGGCCTCGTGGCGCAGGCCGGCATCGCCGCGTTCGTGGAGTGGTTCAAGAGCAACGAGCGCAGCCGCCCGGCCATCGCCGGCGAGGTGTTCGGCACCGCGCCCCGCGAGCTGCTGCGCTCCATCAAGCTCCAGCACACCATCGACATGATCCGCGTCATCATCGACGTGGTGGAGACCCGGCTGGACGAGCTGGCCGCGCCCGGCGGCGAGGCCCAGCTGCGCGAGGCCATCCTGCGCTACACCCGGGACGTGGCGTTCGGCGCCGCCCAGGTCTACGCCCGCGCCGCCGAGACGCGCGCCGCCTGGGACGCCCGCCTGGAGGCCCTCGTCGTCAACGCGGTGCTGCGCGACGAGGTCGACGACGGCATGCACTCCTGGGCCGCCGCGCTCGGCTGGACGTCCAAGCCCGTCACCGTCATCGCCGGCTTCACCCCGGAGGACGAGGAGCCCGAGGTCACCATCGACCAGATGCAGCTGGCCGCGCGCCGCGCCCGCGCCGACGTGCTGGCCGGCGTCCAGGGGCACCGGGTCGTCGTCATCGTGGGCGGCGACACCGACCCGATGGAGGCCGCCCGCCCGATCGCCGCCAAGTGCGGGCCCGGCCCGGTCGTGGTCGGGCCGCAGGTCTCCGACCTCTACGAGTCCACGAGTTCCGCCCGCGCCGCCGTCGCCGGCCTGCGCGCCGCCGCGGGCTGGCCGGACGCGCCCCGTCCCGTCCTCGCCACCGAACTCCTCCCCGAGCGCGCCCTCGACGGCGACGACGAGGCGCGCCGCTACCTGGTGGACAGCGTCTACAACCCGATGCTCGCCGCCGGCGCCCCGCTCCTGGACACGCTCACCACCTATCTCGAACAGGGCTCGTCCCTGGAGGCCACCGCCCGGCTCCTGTTCGTCCACCCCAACACCGTCCGCTACCGGCTCCGCCGCGTCGCCGAGCTGACCGGCCTGGCCCCCACCGACGGCCGCAACGCCTTCACCCTCCGCATCGCCCTGGTCCTCGGCCGCTTCCACGCCCGCGCCGCCAGGACGACCGGGTAG
- a CDS encoding alpha/beta hydrolase produces the protein MPSVRRTVAAVSVLAAAGSTAAGHAEVYAPPAPAPALSAPALDARYQATGRDITRALAIARRVHDEGRARALSAFLGPDRRFLSFDPRGDGRAVEVLGDLKHADRIAVVVPGADNSLANYDSPKFVGGGSRALDRQIRAAAPGARIAVIAWLGYDSPSTLSTHALRSGHAEKGARALERLLAGVHRVNGRARFALLCHSYGSVVCGKAARRLAPLPVDQIALFGSPGTTLRHVSDLGTSARVWAGRAKGDWVRYVPHVRLAGLGFGADPVSPGFGALRFDAGTGPHSGYLKPGSLALRNLALIALGRDAEVTHA, from the coding sequence ATGCCCAGCGTTCGCAGGACCGTCGCCGCCGTTTCCGTGCTGGCCGCGGCCGGCTCGACGGCCGCCGGGCACGCCGAGGTGTACGCGCCGCCGGCCCCGGCACCCGCACTGTCGGCGCCGGCACTCGACGCCCGCTACCAGGCCACCGGCCGGGACATCACGCGCGCTCTGGCCATCGCGAGGCGCGTCCACGACGAGGGACGGGCGCGGGCGCTGTCCGCCTTCCTGGGGCCGGACCGGCGGTTCCTGTCGTTCGACCCGCGAGGCGACGGGCGCGCCGTGGAGGTCCTGGGCGACCTCAAGCACGCCGACCGGATCGCGGTGGTCGTGCCCGGCGCGGACAACTCTCTGGCCAACTACGACTCGCCCAAGTTCGTCGGCGGCGGCAGCCGGGCGCTCGACCGGCAGATCCGCGCCGCCGCGCCCGGTGCGCGGATCGCCGTCATCGCCTGGCTCGGCTACGACTCCCCCTCGACGCTGAGCACCCATGCCCTGAGAAGCGGACATGCGGAGAAGGGGGCGCGGGCTCTCGAACGTCTCCTCGCCGGCGTGCACCGCGTGAACGGGCGGGCCCGGTTCGCCCTGCTCTGCCACAGCTACGGCTCGGTGGTCTGCGGCAAGGCCGCCCGGCGTCTGGCGCCCCTGCCGGTGGACCAGATCGCCCTGTTCGGCAGCCCCGGCACCACCCTGCGCCACGTCTCCGACCTCGGGACGTCCGCGCGCGTCTGGGCGGGCCGGGCGAAGGGCGACTGGGTGCGGTACGTCCCCCACGTCCGCCTCGCGGGGCTGGGGTTCGGCGCCGATCCCGTCTCGCCCGGCTTCGGCGCCCTGCGGTTCGACGCCGGGACGGGCCCGCACAGCGGCTACCTGAAGCCCGGCTCCCTCGCGCTGCGCAACCTCGCCCTGATCGCCCTCGGCCGCGACGCGGAGGTCACCCATGCCTGA
- a CDS encoding alpha/beta hydrolase has product MPPLLTTTSPRPPRRHARRLRRATAAAASIGVVMLTTAGTGHADPYAAPVAVPRMAPSTLDVRYAAERRSIEEALKTAEKVGDTDRRASLGAFLQPGRRFLYFDPRGRGRAIEVIGDLTRARRVAVLVPGADTTLSAFDKRGGKPWSTPGGGARAVYQQARSLSPEPGLAVVAWLGYAAPKTFSSDVLTAERAAEGAVRLRTFMKGVHQVNPGARVGLLCHSYGSVVCGRAALSDSRSAAWRQVTDIALYGSPGTTAWSASRLSGSARVWAGRGSTDWMEDVPHVRFLGLGLGPDPVSTGFGARVFDAGQGGHSDYLAPGSASLRNLTDIALGRASAVTQG; this is encoded by the coding sequence ATGCCGCCGCTCCTCACGACGACCTCGCCGCGCCCCCCGCGACGGCACGCCCGCCGCCTCCGGCGGGCCACCGCCGCCGCCGCGTCCATCGGCGTGGTGATGCTGACGACCGCCGGGACGGGCCATGCCGACCCGTACGCGGCGCCCGTCGCGGTCCCCAGGATGGCGCCCTCGACGCTGGACGTCCGGTACGCCGCCGAGCGGCGCTCCATCGAAGAGGCCCTCAAGACGGCGGAGAAGGTCGGCGACACCGACCGGCGCGCGTCGCTGGGAGCCTTCCTCCAGCCCGGACGCCGCTTCCTCTACTTCGACCCGCGCGGCCGCGGGCGGGCCATCGAGGTCATCGGCGACCTCACCCGGGCGCGGCGCGTCGCGGTGCTCGTCCCCGGCGCGGACACCACGCTGTCCGCGTTCGACAAGCGCGGCGGCAAACCCTGGTCGACGCCGGGCGGGGGCGCACGCGCCGTCTACCAGCAGGCCCGTTCCCTGTCGCCCGAGCCCGGCCTGGCGGTCGTCGCCTGGCTCGGCTACGCGGCGCCCAAGACGTTCAGCAGCGACGTCCTCACCGCCGAGCGGGCCGCCGAAGGCGCCGTCCGTCTCCGCACGTTCATGAAGGGCGTCCACCAGGTCAACCCGGGCGCGCGTGTGGGTCTCCTCTGCCACAGCTACGGCTCGGTGGTCTGCGGCCGGGCCGCCTTGAGCGACTCCAGGAGCGCCGCCTGGAGGCAGGTCACCGACATCGCCCTCTACGGCAGCCCAGGGACGACCGCCTGGTCGGCGTCCAGGCTGAGCGGGTCGGCCCGCGTCTGGGCGGGCCGGGGCTCGACCGACTGGATGGAGGACGTCCCGCACGTGCGGTTCCTCGGGCTCGGCCTCGGTCCCGACCCGGTCTCCACCGGGTTCGGCGCCCGGGTCTTCGACGCCGGACAGGGAGGCCACAGCGACTACCTCGCCCCCGGCTCCGCGTCCCTGCGCAACCTCACCGACATCGCGCTCGGACGCGCCTCCGCGGTGACCCAAGGCTGA
- a CDS encoding sensor histidine kinase has protein sequence MAGENLTLRGVLRDVLLAAAVTGRADPAPLTRPWPLLLRWTRYIGVGRLPYGLVANLFGLALTVGLVAGTVSLLSTETMRRGLYVSDGTKLFIAVAVTAPLALRDRHPLGAWRLSFLAMALIDIDGWLTVPYVPAGAFAAIVTVYTVAVRCSRDVTLGVAIISFAGVWLKDPETGAGASVLLLLPLAVGYAVRVRQTSRRELAEQERRHQDAEAVLTERQRIARELHDVVAHHMSMIAIQAEAAPYKVETVPDETRRDLAEIRATALDALTELRRILGVLRAEDGAETAPQPSLERLDELVGNARGAGLRVETRLSGDLAELPPGVGLTAYRILQEALSNAMRHAPGSRVEVEVSCDDGIVWLGVVNGPPAGGPGSVPPLPGGGHGLVGMRERAAALGGELTARPTSEGGFAVTASLPVKARDAT, from the coding sequence ATGGCCGGGGAGAACCTCACACTGCGCGGCGTCCTGCGGGACGTGCTGCTCGCCGCCGCCGTGACCGGCAGGGCGGACCCGGCTCCGCTGACCCGGCCGTGGCCCCTGCTGCTGCGCTGGACGCGGTACATCGGCGTGGGGCGGCTGCCGTACGGGCTGGTGGCGAACCTGTTCGGGCTGGCCCTGACCGTCGGGCTGGTCGCCGGGACGGTCTCGCTGCTGTCCACCGAGACGATGCGGCGCGGCCTCTACGTGTCGGACGGCACGAAGCTCTTCATCGCCGTGGCGGTGACGGCGCCGCTGGCGCTGCGGGACCGGCACCCGCTCGGCGCATGGCGGCTGAGCTTCCTGGCGATGGCGCTGATCGACATCGACGGCTGGCTGACCGTCCCCTACGTCCCGGCGGGCGCGTTCGCGGCGATCGTGACCGTGTACACGGTCGCGGTGCGCTGCTCGCGCGACGTCACGCTGGGCGTCGCGATCATCTCCTTCGCCGGGGTGTGGCTCAAGGACCCGGAGACCGGGGCCGGGGCGTCGGTGCTGCTCCTGCTTCCGCTGGCGGTGGGCTACGCCGTCCGCGTCCGGCAGACGTCCCGGCGCGAGCTGGCCGAGCAGGAGAGGCGGCACCAGGACGCCGAGGCGGTGCTGACCGAGCGGCAGCGGATCGCGCGGGAGCTGCACGACGTCGTCGCGCACCACATGTCGATGATCGCCATCCAGGCGGAGGCCGCGCCCTACAAGGTCGAGACCGTCCCGGACGAGACGCGCCGCGACCTCGCCGAGATCCGCGCGACCGCGCTGGACGCGCTGACGGAGCTGCGCCGCATCCTCGGCGTGCTGCGCGCGGAGGACGGCGCCGAGACCGCCCCGCAGCCGAGCCTGGAGCGGCTGGACGAGCTCGTCGGCAACGCGCGCGGCGCCGGTCTGCGCGTGGAGACGCGGCTGAGCGGCGACCTGGCGGAGCTGCCCCCTGGCGTGGGGCTCACCGCGTACCGGATTCTCCAGGAGGCGCTGAGCAACGCCATGCGGCACGCGCCCGGTTCCCGCGTCGAGGTCGAAGTGTCCTGCGATGACGGCATAGTGTGGCTCGGCGTCGTCAACGGCCCGCCCGCGGGCGGGCCGGGGTCCGTCCCGCCGCTTCCGGGCGGCGGCCACGGGCTGGTCGGGATGCGGGAGCGGGCCGCCGCGCTGGGCGGCGAGCTGACCGCCCGCCCCACGTCCGAGGGAGGATTCGCCGTGACCGCATCGCTGCCGGTGAAGGCGCGGGACGCGACGTGA
- a CDS encoding ACP S-malonyltransferase, translated as MILLASPGQGAQTPGFLQPWLEKPGVADRFAWWSAVTGLDLVRYGTSADAEEIRDTAVAQPLLVAAALAASEALYDGAPGGRTGPDAVAGHSVGELAAAAIAGVLTPEAALVLVRERGRAMAEAAGVTETGMTAVLGGEADEVLAAIDKHGLTPANVNGAGQIVAAGTTERLAKFADEPPPKARLRSLSVAGAFHTEHMEPAVGALRRLAPGVPVADPRAKLLQNRDGAVVESGRDFVARLVEQVSAPVRWDACMETMRELGVTGIIELPPAGTLTGLARRELKGIELVALKTPADLDKARELIEADAS; from the coding sequence GTGATTCTCCTCGCATCGCCCGGCCAGGGCGCCCAGACCCCCGGCTTCCTGCAGCCATGGCTAGAGAAACCCGGAGTCGCCGACCGGTTCGCCTGGTGGTCGGCGGTCACGGGTCTGGACCTGGTCCGGTACGGGACGTCCGCGGACGCCGAGGAGATCCGTGACACCGCGGTCGCGCAGCCGCTGCTCGTGGCGGCCGCGCTCGCCGCGTCCGAGGCCCTCTACGACGGCGCCCCGGGCGGGAGGACGGGGCCGGACGCCGTCGCGGGGCACAGCGTCGGCGAGCTCGCCGCCGCCGCGATCGCCGGGGTGCTGACCCCCGAGGCAGCGCTGGTCCTCGTCCGGGAGCGGGGCCGGGCGATGGCCGAGGCCGCCGGCGTCACCGAGACCGGGATGACGGCCGTGCTCGGCGGCGAGGCCGACGAGGTGCTCGCCGCGATCGACAAGCACGGCCTCACCCCCGCCAACGTCAACGGCGCCGGCCAGATCGTCGCCGCCGGGACGACCGAGCGGCTCGCGAAGTTCGCCGACGAGCCGCCCCCCAAGGCGCGCCTGCGGTCGCTGTCGGTCGCGGGGGCCTTCCACACCGAGCACATGGAGCCCGCCGTCGGGGCCCTGCGCCGCCTCGCGCCCGGCGTGCCCGTCGCCGACCCGCGGGCGAAGCTGCTCCAGAACCGCGACGGCGCCGTCGTCGAGAGCGGCCGCGACTTCGTCGCCCGGCTCGTCGAGCAGGTCAGCGCCCCCGTCCGCTGGGACGCGTGCATGGAGACCATGCGCGAGCTCGGCGTCACCGGGATCATCGAGCTGCCGCCCGCCGGGACGCTCACCGGCCTGGCCCGGCGCGAGCTGAAGGGCATCGAGCTGGTCGCCCTCAAGACCCCCGCCGACCTGGACAAGGCCCGCGAACTGATCGAGGCGGACGCGTCATGA
- a CDS encoding PHP domain-containing protein, producing MEPVEALRRIAFLLERAHEPTYRVRAFRTAAARAEETAPDELADRARDGTLTALPGVGKVTALVIEEALRGETPVYLRRLEATEGEPLDEATAALRSALKGDLHTHSDWSDGGSPILEMAETARSLGHEYLALTDHSPRLKVAGGLSADRLRRQLDVVAELNASLAPFRILTGIEVDILEDGALDQEPDLLDRLDVVVASVHSKLRMDRVAMTRRMVAAIADPRVNVLGHCTGRIVKAGGKRGGLRPESEFDAALVFDACAAYDVAVEINSRPERLDPPKRLLRLAVEAGCRFSIDSDAHAPGQLDWQPFGCERAARCGVPASQVVNTLTADDLLAWTRSKR from the coding sequence GTGGAGCCCGTCGAAGCGCTGCGCCGCATCGCGTTCCTGCTGGAGCGCGCCCATGAGCCGACCTACCGCGTCCGGGCGTTCCGCACGGCCGCCGCACGCGCGGAGGAGACGGCCCCCGACGAGCTGGCCGACCGGGCCCGCGACGGGACGCTCACCGCGCTGCCCGGCGTCGGCAAGGTCACCGCCCTGGTGATCGAGGAGGCGCTGCGCGGCGAGACCCCGGTCTACCTGCGGCGCCTGGAGGCGACCGAGGGGGAGCCGCTGGACGAGGCCACGGCCGCGCTCCGCTCGGCCCTGAAGGGCGACCTGCACACCCACAGCGACTGGTCGGACGGCGGGTCCCCGATCCTGGAGATGGCCGAGACCGCCCGCTCCCTGGGCCACGAGTACCTCGCGCTCACCGACCACTCGCCGCGCCTGAAGGTCGCGGGCGGCCTGTCCGCCGACCGCCTGCGCCGCCAGCTCGACGTCGTCGCCGAGCTCAACGCCTCCCTGGCGCCCTTCCGCATCCTGACCGGCATCGAGGTCGACATCCTGGAGGACGGCGCCCTCGACCAGGAGCCCGATCTCCTCGACCGCCTCGACGTCGTCGTCGCCAGCGTGCACTCCAAGCTCCGCATGGACCGCGTCGCCATGACCAGGCGGATGGTCGCGGCGATCGCCGACCCGCGCGTGAACGTCCTCGGCCACTGCACCGGGCGCATCGTGAAGGCCGGCGGCAAGCGCGGCGGCCTGCGCCCGGAGTCGGAGTTCGACGCCGCGCTCGTCTTCGACGCCTGCGCCGCCTACGACGTCGCCGTCGAGATCAACTCCCGCCCGGAGCGCCTCGACCCGCCGAAGCGCCTGCTGCGCCTGGCGGTCGAGGCGGGCTGCCGCTTCTCCATCGACTCCGACGCCCACGCGCCCGGGCAGCTCGACTGGCAGCCGTTCGGCTGCGAGCGGGCCGCCCGGTGCGGGGTGCCGGCGTCACAGGTCGTCAACACCCTCACGGCCGACGACCTGCTCGCCTGGACGCGCTCGAAACGGTGA
- a CDS encoding helix-turn-helix domain-containing protein, whose protein sequence is MHESFQEKGMAVRQSPSVRARQLARELRGLRTRAGVTIDQVAAEMKWSTAKVSRIETAYTLITVADLHRLLAFYGVEEPAVERYVRLARAARERGWWETYGETLGERYAAFIGLEADAQAMHSYRVAIIHGLLQTADYTRACMMASVPALPPGEVDRQVEIRLKRQARLRSLEAMELFAVLDEGALRRRIADDGVMRDQLEYLLEAGKLSNVRILVVPFDNGYPGGLTDFSVLKFQEPEYPDIVYIEQMGGSLIIEDESQVFRYTSAFEKICGNALDETGSRDLIARIARAY, encoded by the coding sequence GTGCACGAGAGTTTTCAGGAGAAGGGCATGGCGGTCCGCCAGTCGCCGTCCGTGCGGGCCCGGCAGCTCGCCCGCGAACTGCGCGGCCTGCGCACTCGTGCCGGAGTGACGATCGACCAGGTCGCCGCTGAGATGAAGTGGTCGACGGCCAAGGTCTCCAGGATCGAGACCGCCTACACCCTGATCACCGTCGCGGACCTGCACCGCCTCCTCGCCTTCTACGGGGTGGAGGAGCCGGCGGTGGAGCGCTACGTCAGGCTGGCCCGAGCCGCGCGCGAACGTGGCTGGTGGGAGACCTACGGCGAGACGCTCGGGGAGCGCTACGCCGCCTTCATCGGCCTGGAGGCCGACGCGCAGGCGATGCACTCCTACCGGGTGGCGATCATCCACGGCCTGCTGCAGACGGCCGACTACACCCGGGCCTGCATGATGGCCAGCGTCCCCGCGCTGCCGCCCGGGGAGGTCGACCGGCAGGTCGAGATCCGGTTGAAGCGGCAGGCGCGGCTGCGGTCCCTTGAGGCGATGGAGCTCTTCGCCGTCCTGGACGAGGGTGCGCTGCGCCGGCGGATCGCGGACGACGGGGTGATGCGGGACCAGCTGGAGTATCTGCTGGAGGCCGGGAAACTGTCGAATGTGAGAATTCTGGTCGTTCCATTCGACAACGGCTACCCTGGCGGCCTCACGGACTTCAGCGTGCTGAAGTTCCAGGAACCCGAGTACCCGGATATCGTGTACATCGAGCAGATGGGCGGTAGTCTGATCATCGAAGATGAGAGCCAGGTCTTCCGTTATACGAGCGCGTTCGAGAAAATCTGCGGTAATGCGCTCGACGAGACCGGTTCGCGTGACCTCATCGCCCGCATAGCCAGGGCGTACTAG
- a CDS encoding response regulator, which produces MTIRVVIVDDQGMVRTGFGVLLNAQPDIEVAGEAADGAEGLRRVAELRPDVVLMDVRMPVMDGLEATRRLLADAGDGAPRVLMLTTFDLDDYVYEALRAGASGFLLKDASATELAEAVRVVAAGDALLSPSVTRRLIAEFSRLGGPRAPSRKRLEELTERETEVLGLVARGLSNGEIAGRLVVAEQTVKTHFGRILMKLGLRDRPQAIVYAYEVGLVRPGD; this is translated from the coding sequence GTGACGATCCGGGTCGTGATCGTCGACGACCAGGGCATGGTGCGCACCGGTTTCGGCGTGCTGCTCAACGCCCAGCCCGACATCGAGGTCGCGGGCGAGGCCGCCGACGGCGCGGAGGGCCTGCGCCGCGTCGCCGAACTGCGCCCCGACGTGGTGCTGATGGACGTCCGGATGCCGGTGATGGACGGCCTGGAGGCGACCCGCCGATTGCTCGCGGACGCCGGGGACGGCGCCCCCAGGGTCCTCATGCTGACGACGTTCGACCTGGACGACTACGTCTACGAGGCGCTGCGGGCGGGGGCCAGCGGGTTCCTGCTGAAGGACGCGTCCGCGACCGAACTCGCCGAGGCGGTGCGGGTGGTGGCGGCGGGCGACGCGCTGCTGTCCCCGTCGGTCACGCGGCGGCTCATCGCGGAGTTCTCCCGGCTCGGTGGCCCGCGCGCGCCGTCCCGCAAGCGGCTGGAGGAGCTGACCGAGCGGGAGACCGAGGTGCTCGGGCTGGTGGCGCGCGGCCTGTCCAACGGCGAGATCGCCGGACGGCTCGTCGTCGCCGAGCAGACCGTCAAGACGCACTTCGGGCGGATCCTGATGAAGCTCGGGCTGCGCGACCGTCCGCAGGCGATCGTCTACGCCTACGAGGTGGGGCTGGTGCGGCCCGGCGACTGA
- a CDS encoding DUF397 domain-containing protein translates to MTTTSHGAAFAWRKSTRSAASDECVELAARIIGGGRSPAVFIRDSKAPGGTVFRFGGAEFAAFLARVKRGELDL, encoded by the coding sequence ATGACGACGACGTCTCATGGTGCCGCCTTCGCATGGCGAAAGAGCACCCGCAGTGCCGCCAGTGACGAATGTGTCGAACTGGCCGCGCGCATTATCGGTGGGGGCCGTTCCCCGGCCGTGTTCATCCGTGATTCCAAGGCGCCGGGCGGAACCGTTTTCCGCTTCGGGGGCGCCGAGTTCGCCGCATTTCTGGCCCGGGTGAAACGCGGCGAACTCGACCTGTGA
- a CDS encoding PHB depolymerase family esterase: protein MRPTPFLAAAALALTTVSASPASAAAAALPRHSISASYVSGVSSGGYMADQLHIAYSGTFRGAGIFTAGPYHCARGNLTTAQLACMNDIYDDNPAKLERTARDRAAQGSVDPVSNLSGHPVWIYHGTNDSTVKQSVNDDLAGLYRNFGSAVSYTKTSQAGHAWVSPIGPNPCSATYTPYINKCGDDPERSMLGHLFGSVASPAPSPGGTLMEFDQNAYATGGSASSISMDATGFAYIPAGCQSGTCRLMVALHGCQQGRSVVGKAFATKTYLNEYADTNGMIVLYPQATASSWLGGNPQGCWNWWGYGGDTAYDMKGGRQIETIMRMVHALGG from the coding sequence ATGAGACCCACCCCGTTCCTCGCGGCCGCCGCCCTCGCCTTAACGACCGTCAGCGCGTCACCCGCGTCCGCGGCCGCCGCCGCGCTTCCCCGCCACTCGATCAGCGCCTCGTACGTCAGCGGCGTCTCGTCCGGCGGCTACATGGCCGACCAGCTGCACATCGCCTACTCCGGGACGTTCCGGGGCGCCGGCATCTTCACCGCCGGGCCCTACCACTGCGCGCGGGGGAACCTGACGACCGCGCAGCTCGCCTGCATGAACGACATCTACGACGACAACCCGGCGAAACTGGAACGGACGGCCCGCGACCGGGCGGCGCAGGGAAGCGTCGATCCCGTCAGCAACCTGTCCGGGCATCCGGTGTGGATCTATCACGGGACGAACGACTCGACCGTGAAGCAGTCGGTGAACGACGACCTCGCCGGGCTCTACCGGAACTTCGGATCCGCCGTCTCCTACACCAAGACCTCGCAGGCCGGGCACGCCTGGGTGAGCCCGATCGGCCCCAACCCCTGCTCGGCCACCTACACCCCCTACATCAACAAGTGCGGTGACGATCCGGAGCGCTCGATGCTGGGGCACCTGTTCGGGTCCGTGGCCTCGCCCGCCCCCTCACCCGGCGGCACGCTCATGGAGTTCGACCAGAACGCCTACGCGACGGGCGGGAGCGCCTCGTCCATCAGCATGGACGCGACGGGCTTCGCCTACATCCCGGCGGGCTGCCAGTCGGGGACGTGCAGGCTCATGGTCGCGCTGCACGGGTGCCAGCAGGGGCGGAGCGTCGTCGGCAAGGCGTTCGCGACGAAGACCTACCTCAACGAGTACGCCGACACCAACGGCATGATCGTCCTGTATCCGCAGGCCACCGCGTCCAGCTGGCTGGGCGGCAACCCGCAGGGCTGCTGGAACTGGTGGGGCTACGGCGGCGACACCGCCTACGACATGAAGGGCGGCAGGCAGATCGAGACGATCATGCGCATGGTGCACGCCCTCGGCGGCTGA